One Fusarium falciforme chromosome 1, complete sequence genomic window carries:
- a CDS encoding Arrestin-C domain-containing protein — MPPNIPLQQHNAIMSAPASVRVSGPPNSSFLVGYPGISATLPRIEGKVEIRPGQGYSMPVPISLVRICLQRRETIHPDADSLAKRHLGAPRRETTDLVGKEQLLFRCASGREAEKVIAMDLPFVLFIPYGRGGEESNRRIPPASLQLPSRTAETYYELVVTVQQGHSNQYKYSFPIPLLRYDTLSTFGMYNKPESKLVTNDNIVHLGINLPRWSYGPSDPITVYIKLSPNTDWLHKAKRVTIDKITLTIEEEITYNPEGDEPSKKVNKISRQVQVVKTKIPEAGYATNIGLNFPSKDLRDPDGIIKRGKPQFPLYEVTSFTTTSTLYKIEFYLSIKVNLSGARDVTLRQPIVICPLDQQACKEEMDAIEQAAKEASHVDPNNPMLPAQTIILANDRDSLRALGLCMVGGQKKPFIE; from the exons ATGCCTCCCAACATCCCCCTCCAGCAGCACAacgccatcatgtcggctCCCGCGAGTGTGAGGGTATCCGGCCCTCCCAATAGCAGCTTCCTCGTGGGCTACCCCGGCATCTCTGCGACTCTG CCGCGCATCGAAGGAAAGGTCGAGATCCGTCCTGGCCAGGGCTACTCCATGCCCGTACCCATCTCCCTCGTTCGAATATGCCTTCAGCGCCGAGAAACCATCCACCCCGACGCCGACAGCCTCGCGAAACGACATCTCGGCGCCCCCCGACGGGAGACCACAGACCTCGTCGGCAAGGAGCAGCTTCTCTTTCGCTGCGCATCCGGGAGGGAGGCCGAAAAGGTCATCGCCATGGACCTCCCGTTTGTCCTCTTTATTCCCTACGGCCGCGGCGGAGAAGAGTCGAACCGACGCATCCCTCCAGCCTCTCTCCAGCTCCCGAGTCGAACCGCCGAGACATACTACGAACTCGTCGTCACGGTCCAGCAGGGCCACAGCAACCAGTACAAATACAGCTTCCCTATACCACTTCTGCGCTACGATACCCTCTCCACTTTTGGCATGTACAACAAACCCGAGTCCAAGCTCGTAACCAACGACAACATTGTCCACCTGGGCATCAACCTCCCACGATGGAGCTACGGCCCCAGCGACCCCATCACAGTATATATCAAGTTGTCACCCAACACCGACTGGCTGCACAAGGCAAAGCGAGTCACCATTGACAAGATCACCCTgaccatcgaggaggagattaCATACAACCCGGAGGGCGACGAACCCTCAAAGAAAGTGAACAAGATATCAAGACAGGTCCAGGTGGTCAAGACGAAAATACCTGAGGCAGGATATGCCACCAATATAGGCCTCAACTTTCCTTCAAAGGATTTGCGCGATCCAGATGGAATTATCAAGAGGGGGAAACCACAGTTCCCTCTCTACGAGGTCACATCATTTACCACCACCTCGACGCTCTACAAGATAGAATTTTATCTCAGCATCAAG GTCAATCTGAGCGGCGCTCGCGACGTGACCCTACGACAACCGATCGTCATCTGCCCCCTCGACCAACAAGCCTGCAAAGAAGAGATGGACGCCATCGAGCAAGCGGCCAAAGAAGCCTCGCACGTCGACCCCAATAACCCCATGCTACCCGCGCAGACCATTATCCTCGCCAACGACCGCGATTCATTACGAGCTCTGGGCCTTTGCATGGTGGGCGGACAAAAGAAGCCATTCATTGAGTGA